ATTTCTAAACTCAAAATAAGCTTTGATAAGTTCATTTATCTACCCTTAATATAATCATCTCTAACTTATTAGGATTAATTAAATTTAGTCTTTCCGAGGCAATCTTTCTTATTCTTTCCGGAGAATTTAAATTAGCCACCTTGACCTTATGGTAACTTTGCTCGATTTGCAAATCCCTTTTTTCTTTCTCTAAATGAGCAATCTTGTAACCATATGAAGTTATTTGAACATGTTGCCAGACAATAACAAAGATACTTACGGCAAATAAGATAATTAAAGCAAAGTATAAGAAAAACTTACTTCTTGCTTTAGCCATCTTAATTTAAGCCATCTTGATTTACCAGGTCTTGTTCTATGACTAATTCAATGATCTTTTGAAAAGAATGATACTGCAAAGACAAGGCTAAACAAGGCTTGGTCCTCATCTCTTCTTTGATTTGTTCAATTATCTGACTAATTTCTTCTTTTTTCAGCTCATTTTCTTCTTTAACTTCTTTTTCTCTACCTAAAGTTGCCAAATTTAAACTCATCCATGCCTCTTCTGAATTAGGTTCTTGGAAATTAAGGTGAAATAATCCTTGAAACTTTAAATTATAGTTCTTTGAACTATCCGAAATTTAGCGCTTCTGGCTTGAGGATTTAATCTTACCTCTGCCAAAGAAGGAACTAAAGGTTTTTTACTGAGAACTTTAACGATTGGAGGAACTTGCTTTTCCCATTCTTTAAATTTATGCTTGACCACTCGATCTTCTAAGGAATGAAAAGAAATCACTACCATCTTGCCATCTTTAGCTAAAAATGGTCCAGCTTTTTCTAAGGATTCTTCTAAGGAAGAAATTTCATTGTTTACGGCAATGCGAAAGGCTTGAAAAGTTCTAGTGGCGGGGTGAATATTTAGAAAAGAGGGTTTAGGAATAGCTGTCTTAATGACCTTGACTAATTTAAGAGTAGTGTCAATCTTTCCTTCCTTTTGACGAAAAACAACAATTTGCTTAGCAATCTTTTTTGCCCACCTATCTTCTCCATAAGCCCAGATGATTTCAGAAAGTTCTTTTTCAGAAAGATGGTTAATTAAATCGTAAGCTCTTGTTTTTTTATTTTGATCCATTCTCATATCCAAAGGACCTTCTTTCTGAAAACTAAATCCTCTTTCTGCTTCATAAAATTGATAATTCGAGACACCTAAATCATAAACAATGCCATCTACTTTTTTAATATTAAGTCTATCTAAAATCTGATCTAT
The bacterium DNA segment above includes these coding regions:
- a CDS encoding cell division protein FtsL, whose amino-acid sequence is MAKARSKFFLYFALIILFAVSIFVIVWQHVQITSYGYKIAHLEKEKRDLQIEQSYHKVKVANLNSPERIRKIASERLNLINPNKLEMIILRVDK
- the rsmH gene encoding 16S rRNA (cytosine(1402)-N(4))-methyltransferase RsmH yields the protein MERMQTPVMLNEVISLLKPGPGQTYIDCTLGMGGHSQALLKLGAGVIGIDQDEEVIKIAQEKLLPYGDKITFIYDNFRNIDQILDRLNIKKVDGIVYDLGVSNYQFYEAERGFSFQKEGPLDMRMDQNKKTRAYDLINHLSEKELSEIIWAYGEDRWAKKIAKQIVVFRQKEGKIDTTLKLVKVIKTAIPKPSFLNIHPATRTFQAFRIAVNNEISSLEESLEKAGPFLAKDGKMVVISFHSLEDRVVKHKFKEWEKQVPPIVKVLSKKPLVPSLAEVRLNPQARSAKFRIVQRTII